The Candidatus Hydrogenedentota bacterium genome has a segment encoding these proteins:
- a CDS encoding PTS sugar transporter subunit IIA, whose protein sequence is MDIFFGKDTVMLGPEASDKWGLIESMLDRLVGQGFLGGQTGVNRDGLLEAVRAREKERGTGLGEGFAFPHGRIHGLAKPGLCLALPRNPVDFGAPDGVPARLVALMLVPDDQPQVLLKMMASFARFMGEPTARHMVLGMDDEELLAVLITEKVVNNGVHITAGDIMRPPTTMVRPDATLHDVTRLMSQLMIESVAVTEEDGTLLGHITCDHLFQLGMPDFFSQLKSVSFIREFDPFEKYFAEESKSLARDVMTSDFATVSEDATLLEIVFELAVHRRHKLYVVRDGKRVGVIDRSLVLDRVINI, encoded by the coding sequence ATGGACATTTTTTTTGGGAAAGACACCGTGATGCTCGGGCCGGAGGCCTCCGACAAATGGGGGCTTATCGAGTCCATGCTGGACAGACTGGTTGGGCAGGGCTTTCTTGGCGGGCAGACGGGCGTGAACAGGGACGGTCTGCTGGAGGCGGTGCGCGCCCGCGAGAAGGAGCGCGGCACGGGTCTGGGCGAGGGGTTCGCCTTTCCCCATGGCCGCATCCACGGCCTCGCCAAACCCGGCCTGTGCCTTGCGCTGCCGCGCAATCCCGTGGACTTTGGCGCGCCCGACGGTGTGCCCGCGCGCCTGGTGGCCCTGATGCTTGTGCCCGACGACCAGCCGCAGGTGCTGCTCAAGATGATGGCCTCCTTTGCCCGGTTCATGGGTGAGCCCACCGCCCGGCACATGGTTCTCGGCATGGACGACGAGGAGCTTCTGGCGGTCTTGATCACCGAGAAGGTCGTCAACAACGGGGTTCACATCACCGCCGGCGACATCATGCGCCCCCCCACCACCATGGTGCGTCCGGATGCCACCCTCCACGATGTCACCCGGCTGATGAGCCAGCTCATGATCGAGTCGGTGGCGGTGACGGAGGAGGACGGCACCCTGCTGGGGCATATCACCTGCGATCATCTTTTCCAACTGGGCATGCCCGACTTTTTCAGCCAACTGAAGAGCGTTTCGTTTATCCGGGAGTTTGACCCCTTTGAGAAGTATTTTGCGGAGGAATCCAAATCGCTTGCCAGGGATGTGATGACCTCCGATTTCGCCACCGTGTCCGAGGACGCGACCCTGCTGGAGATTGTCTTCGAACTGGCCGTTCACCGCCGCCACAAACTGTATGTGGTCCGGGACGGAAAACGGGTCGG